The Candidatus Margulisiibacteriota bacterium genome window below encodes:
- a CDS encoding DUF2837 family protein — translation MIDVHTLLIVCFFTFIINITESLAYCMRYAGLKTKQISIAMAFVTSTLLVSRLSNMFQAPLLGKMVDKTIMVGSAESLLNLEQSFRLIIFSGFLGVLVAAVLAPTFVNIFELAIKKFLHVGSIPKMFFMTITSPRRMMKLIKCIRIPNLKMTQNISLKNIPKTFLLLNGFVASIYTIGVLASLLAGAYLPDLRATAIQLSGIVNGIATIMFTLLVDPAGARITDQAVHSSRANSDVKSVVVFLMLSRMIGILIISQIIFFPAVRYIITITKLI, via the coding sequence ATGATAGATGTTCACACGCTGTTAATTGTTTGTTTTTTTACATTTATAATTAATATTACTGAATCTTTAGCATACTGTATGCGCTATGCTGGCCTTAAAACAAAACAAATCTCAATTGCTATGGCTTTTGTCACTTCGACACTTTTAGTATCTAGGCTTAGCAACATGTTTCAGGCCCCACTACTTGGGAAAATGGTAGATAAAACAATCATGGTTGGTTCAGCGGAATCTCTCCTGAACCTTGAGCAATCATTTAGGTTAATAATTTTCTCTGGGTTTTTGGGTGTTTTAGTTGCAGCAGTTCTTGCCCCAACCTTTGTAAATATCTTTGAGCTAGCCATCAAAAAATTCCTTCATGTAGGCTCAATCCCAAAAATGTTCTTTATGACCATAACTTCACCACGAAGAATGATGAAGTTAATTAAATGCATCCGAATTCCTAACCTTAAAATGACACAAAATATTAGTTTAAAAAACATTCCAAAAACATTTCTTCTTCTCAATGGTTTCGTTGCTTCAATATATACCATTGGAGTGCTTGCGTCCCTGCTAGCTGGAGCATATTTGCCTGATTTAAGAGCCACCGCCATCCAACTTTCTGGCATAGTAAACGGCATTGCCACAATAATGTTTACTCTTCTAGTAGACCCAGCCGGAGCAAGAATTACCGACCAGGCAGTGCATAGCAGTAGGGCAAATTCTGATGTTAAAAGCGTAGTTGTCTTCTTAATGCTTTCCAGAATGATAGGTATTCTAATTATTTCTCAAATAATATTCTTTCCAGCCGTAAGATATATCATCACTATTACAAAACTTATATAA